CGCAAAATCCCAGCTCCAACAAAATGAAGAcatctgcggaccgcatatggaattgtgcggccgcagaacctcctgaggagcatttttgtccgaaattttcagacttgtataaatagaagagtttcatgaaattaggttaagttttgacatcagcaagttttgtagtcgtttttctttgcctcttttggaATTTTGCTATATTTTTGTGCAatatgcatagcccaattgaagggaggattcataaaaggagataggacaagaCACATTTCACTAAAGTTATTTTTCacgcatgatcttcaaaagaatggtgataacaatgtgcaacagattcgttcaagtagtaatatgactgatttgttcaacaaatctctaccgacgtcaaccttcaagaaagtagtatacaagattggaatgtgaaGGCTCagggatgtgaattgatgctctcgtCAGGGAGAGTtaatacgtgttgtactctttttccattGCAAGATTTTGTCTCACaaggttttccttgcaaggtttttaacgaggcaaccaaaaggcgtatttctaaacatatgtactctttttccttcactgagATTTTTTTttccatagggttttttcctaataaggttttaacgaggcacattatctatggacatccaagtaggagtgttataagaaaattaaattatggtggatgtctaatCTTCTCCATTATCTCCATAACTCCCAATACTCTAATAATTATGGAGTTATGATTGTAACTCCATAACCTCCTCCATGATCTtcctctcaaatgcttaatgacatgttcaatgacatattttgcaatagtgattctttactttttatgcctatataaaggccttgtaatagataagataatacacacaattgaagaagaaaatctctttcttctctctatctccatttcttgttgaTGTTTTaccaaattgcttttatttcataacaacaattcttgtttatgttttactaaattgcttttatttcataacacgttatcagcacgagtttCTAACCCCTgctaaattttgtaaattttgtattttgcccTAATAAGATGGTTAGTACCCATGCTCCTCCCCCCagacaacaacaaaataataaggaaaggaaaggaagaaagaacAACAAAATAATAGAGAGGCTCGAACAAGTTGATTGATTAATCAAGCCTCTGTATGAACGTCCTTCAACTATTTTTTCTCTTATTACATGAGAAGGTAGAGGGCAAATAACTATTACTATTAAAGTTTTTGTAGGTAAAGATCGTATGGAATATTACTTTACTGTTATATTCAAAACTTCTTTAGAATATTAATAGGCTCCTTTTGTTATATACACACTGACATTCAGATAATTGTGAAAGTCTGAAAACTCTGCTTATCTCTATGCCTCTTGTTAGAGGAAATTAATGAATCTTTCCTGAAAAATACCGTATATTTTATTTTCCAATGGTATTCCTCTAATTAGTGGAAAATAATTTCCCTAAAAATATTCGGACAATCAAACATCATAAATGACTTATTTTCTGTAAAAACATTTCCCCGACTTACCAAATGAAGATCTTGTTTCTATGCTTGTTCCTAATACAATTTAAAGTTCAAAGTTAACAATAATGTAACCTTAACAAGACTTCCAGGCAGTTGATTCACACAATAATGCATTCAAAAATATATTCCTTTGGCTAATTAGTCTTAAGGAAAAGATTCATCATTCACAAGATATATAGGAAAGAATGAGACGACTTTGGCTATTCTACTGAACAGTGAAATTTCAAAAAGGGTTTTCAGTTCATTTTGTTCTCTTGATACCTACTAGATCTACAGCTTGATGTATCGAGTTTAGAAACTGCACAAGATGATGTACAAATTATGATATTACAAAGCAAAAGATGCTGCTAATGACAATTTACAACTGTTCCAGAGGCCAAATCTAAAAGGTTGTCGCCTCTAACGAGAAAATGCAGGGATTTCGACAAATTAAATGTGATACGATCAGTCACTGCTGTGACTTGGAAAAGGTTCAAAATTTTCCAGCAGCTTTTACATGTTACCATCTCTACACAAAATCCGAGCCGATGTTTTGCTAGCCACTTTTCTGAGCAAGTTGCTCCTTGTCCATGGCTTTCCTTGCTAGCTCATAGCCAGCAAAATTCATCGCACCCAGAGGAGCAATCCAGAAAAATCTAGGAATGGCTCCTTTAAACAATCCGAGGGGTCCTTCATGACGGAGAATTGATAATGCGACCATCGATGACGTCACAGTCCTACCCTGCGGAGCAGTCATCATTCTGGTCTTTATCACATCAAATGGAGTCGTTAAGACGGCTGTAAAACCACCAGATAAAGCTCCAACTGCAACTGTTTCCCAAGGCTCCAACTCTCGCCCCAGAAGCTGTTGCACTGCCTAAAATCAACATATTATTTTCTTTAGCTGAAATTGaaaatatatgcattttaaaatcGAGGACACTAAATGGTACACTAACTCAGATTTGTTCAATCTTTTGCTTCAGGCAACTAGACCTGATTACCAGTTAATAGTCATCCATTAAATTCATCATTCGTAAAATATTCTACAAATTTGTTTACTATCCCATTACCTACCAACCCAATTAATCTATATAATAGATGTTTAAAGGGAGCTGCTGATCCAGCCAACTGCATTTCAGAAAATTACACAAGAGTTTATATAGCAGACACAGCATAATGCTTTTCCTTGATTATAGTACACAATACTATGTCAAAAAGCTGAATAAATCCAGAGGACTTCGTATTCCATCCATCCAATTTTTATATGGTGTTTAATTGGACACGAAATATTAAAATGTTAATGACTAATGTATAAggtaaagaaacaaaataaagaagaggTTTATCGAAGACATGATTGTGAACATTTCTCAACAgggcaggggcggatttagggggggCGGATCGCCGGAAAACTGAACATATAAGGCAAAATCCGGTTTGTACCTCTATGTTTTAAATTCCTTTGACACAGCCCAAAAGCATAGTTCaatggtcaagggggttcaaaacctttgtaAGGTTGCTGGTTCAATTCTCACAGGCCATAGtcacttttaattatttctttttttgaacccccttagcaggaatcctgcctccgccactgaGCAGGGGCTCCTTATATGTCTTAAAATAGTAGAGTAAGGTAAATAATTATTCTCTACTTGTGATAAGGCAAGTAATTATTCTCCATAATAATAAGAGCGAATATGAAATAGATTATTTTACAACATTCAGCAATGCAAATGAAATGACACTAGAGATATTGTGAATCTACAAATATTCACCATATAACTACATTAGTTTTTCTTGATTATCAACTTTTTCGACTATATGTTATATTAATGACGGTGAACAAAATACTAAAAAAGTAGTCGAAATGTTGGTTTGATAGATAAACATgacatcaaaatttaaatttgaatagtTAAATGAACTTGAATAAGTGAAAGTTGGGATATGGATAAAGAAAGCATCATATTAAAGTTTAAAACTTGAGCAATTGAAAGCTGAAAAAATCGAACAGAATAATATTATAAGAACGTACGTCCCAAAGTGGAAAAAGTATCATAAAAGTTGGGATAACGAGAGTGCTAAAAGGGAAGATTCACACTCAGTTAGAAATGACTCCTGTCACGCTTTTTACTACTTATGAAGTACTACAACTATTCTGtttccccttcttcttttttgctGTTTTAAAATGTAGAATGTACATCAGTtactttgcaacaaataataggTCAAAAAACCACAGAATTAGTCAATAATTACATGCTCCATTGTGCTATTTCTAACTAGGTAACCTGTTTTTCCTCTGTTGGTGTCGGTTAGGGTCCTACGTTGGTTGAGGAAATGGGTTGTCGTCTCTTTATAAGGTATTGGGCAATCCTCAtctcatgagctagcttttggaGTTGAGTTAGACCTAGTGTCCATTTTTCTTAACAGTGTTCACTAGGTAATGCCAGTTCTTGTAAAGAACTAATATCCCATAAGAGAAGTGAGATGCTTTCTCACCGCATTCTGCACTTAATCTGAATAGAGCGGAATAGCGGACGATTTAAAGATTATAAGGCTGATTTAAACACAGCGATGGATGCTTGTGCCTACTCGAGTTATGCTGCAAAGGAGAATGCAAGCAAGGATCGGAATATTTTGGAATTTATAATTCTATATCCTTGGCTTAggtctctctcttttctttttatatcttgattttctgatttttcagtcATATCTTTGTCATTAATATATCAGCTTTAaacagttttaaaaaaataaactgaTAGTGGAGAGAATGAAGTCAGGGGAAAATTCATACAAATTAAGTATACTGCAAGCTTAAATAAGTGCAAATCACCTTTTTGGACTCGGCATATAGGCCCATGCCTACAACATAAAATGGAATCTCACGGCAGAGAGTGGCACCAGTTCCACGGAAAAAACCCTTAAGACCATCTTGCTGCCAAGTGCCAATAATTGCTGCCCCAACATTGTCGAAAAGACCAGCTTGCAATCTTTGCTTGAGCACCTCACAAGGTATTCTCACAGCAGTACCTAAGAAAGTGCTGCAGAATGATGCCACAGATTGAACCTAGATAACATTCCAAAAACAAGAAAATGGATAAGTAACTAGCTTTGTGAATCCAAACAAATGAAGATCAGTCAGGCAATAATCCTATGTAGCAAGTCACTGCTCAACTAATTGATCCTGCTTTCCTTATTACTATATTTTCAAGCCTTCTTGTGTACCTATGGGGCACAAAAAACAGCGGCAGCAGGCAGCATCCAAGAACATCAATTGAAGTAGAGGGGGAGAGAGAACAAGCACactaaaaatgtgaaagaaaGTTATCATATCATATTTGTTTTTTGCCTTTCCTACATTTCATCGCAGCTCATCTAGGTTCTAGGAGTTCTTTAATCTCATTGAATGATGAGCAGATCCTCCCATGGATACTTGGATAATTCAAAAGCTTAAAAAATCCCCCTTTAAATTCAACTTAAGAATGAGTAGTCATTTTAGTCAACAGTTGCTGTGTTCTTGCCTAGGATGCTTAAAATGAAGTACATAAGCTGACAGAAATCAGTCAACTAATTGGGCCCTCCAATGTAAATGGAACCATCAGAAGGCAGAATCAGCTGGGTGGCCACCGGATAAACCACAGTGAAAGAGTCTTATAAGCTGAGAAACAATAATAGAAGGAACAAAAAGATGGTAATAAGAAGGCCTCAACTGGCCATCATgtaaatggataaccaatgacaTTGTTTGAAGAGGTGatataccaaatttatcaaagaCAGGACTTTTGAAATGTTATCCGTGCAAAGCTGAAATGTTTTACCATTCTGCAAAAGTTAAGGTCCAATCTTTTTTAAAATCAAGGCGAAAGATTGACCTAATTAAGCTGATTGCCAACTTTCTCAAAACCTACCAAATTTTAATTCATAATCTTTCTACCAGATTACTTTCTGACCAGTAAATGGTTGCAAACTACAATTACCATCAGCTCTCATTGAGCATGCAAGAGAATACTGAAAGCGGGGATGTTTAAACACGCTTTGTTGTGAAAGTGGCTATAGAACTATGCCAATGAAGATGGGGCCAAGTGAAAGATGGTGATTAATGTGAAGTACTGGTTGGGTGTTGCTAAAAGACGCGACCTCTTCCTATGGATGATTCTGTGGAAAGTATGCCAAAGAAAGATTGGCCAGTTCAAAGCTCAGTCTGGTTCTCGGTAAAAATGCAAAAAGAGTACGGTTAATGTTAAATATTTGGTGTGGTGAAAATACTCTGGAAGATGATTTCCTGAGATTATTTGCACTAGCAACAGACAAGACGGTTACAGTAGCTGCGATTTGAGATGGTTCTCAACTGTCATGAGAAATATCTTTCAAAAGTCCAAACCCCTTCAGGGTTGGGCGTATGACGAGGTGACTTCATGCTTGCTGAGATTATATAGCTAGAGTTTGGAGAATTGGATAGAATGATACAAAGGAGCATCCACGAAGCACTTCTCAGTTAAGTCTTACTATGGTCATCTCATCAAAGCTTTTTTCCcttattgtttttttttggttgtgggggggttttgggggggggggggcattaAGACCATCAATAATCCAAGGAGGATATGCATTGTGGTGTATTTGACTTGCACTGGGCGATGTCAACCACCTGTTAGAGGTGGATATGATTCCAAATTACAGGCTTTtgtattttggttattttagagAGAGACGGAAATAGGAGAACCTTTTGAAGAAGTTGAGAACCTGATGTCGAAAGTCAAAAGTTTTCTTTggtttcttttgtatttttggcAGTGGGAATACCTGCTTGTATGAATAGCCACAGCACATTTTTCAAAGATAGCACCACCTTGGTGTGGTATTAATGAATTACTTTGAACTATCTTAACAAAAAATTTAAACTGAACAATATTAGCAGAAAGAGAGGGAAAACCCCTCAGAAGGATTCCACTGCTAAACCCTTACCTGTAGTTCTGGAAGTGTAGGAGCAATATTAATCAGCACAACTTTGCTTGCTTCAAATATTCCAGTACGCAAGCCATGACTGCAATAATCAATCAAACTTTACAATCCAGACACAAAAAAGGTACATTTTTACCAAGATACATGAACTACACCgggtttgttgttattattgttacaCAAAAGGACTAACCTTGAAAACTGCCCTAGAATAGCAGGAATAGAACCTCTGTATAATCCCCTTGCTCCAAGTTCGGGAAGCTTCGATATGATTTGTGGAAAGGTAAGTGTTGATGCTTGTACTTGTGTCTGATGAACCAGCCAAAATTTTCAGAATACACATTCACTCTAACGAATTGCTattcaatttcaaaattaatttcaCCATATCCAAGACATCAGATGGACGGAACACACTAGACCACCAGAATTATGCCACGACAATTGACTGATTTATTTCCTTGAATCAGAGTTTCTTATGCTTCATTGAAAATACCAAACAGGAAAAGATTATCTGAAAAGTATAACCTCACACGAACTTACTTACCCAATTAAGAAACTGGTTAAAAAAGGAAAGCGTGCACCTTGTTTGACTACTTATTAAAAGGGAAATGTTTTACTACATTGAGTGTGTGTTAAATAATAGTTTGAAATGTGATAAAGAGGAACTATTAATTGGTAAGATGATAGATCAAGTTTGAAATATTATGAAGTAGCGTCAGTTTATATTAGTTTGAATTGTCGGAGGAAGATTTTTCTTTTCCCGGAAAGAGGTGATATCTTTGGGACAGAAAAAAAGGATgtaagttttttcttttcttttggatgAAGTAAGGTGTTACAAAAAGGATGTATGTTTTTTAGGGACAAAGGAGTATCTTGCTATTAAATTGTTTATCCAATATCTTGTCGTATTTTGCCCTTTTTGGGTAATTTTCTTTATTGTGAAATTAAAACAATCAATGAGTGACACCATTTATCATTTCCACCAGCAACTCAAGGAAATAAATAACTGGTCTACGTTATGACAGAAGTTTCAGCAACAAATAATGCTtctggaaaggaaaaaaaaaagaaaaatctttacCTTAATCGTATCCACAGGGTGCATTATGGATGTCGACAATGCACAAGAAAGGCCTCCCGCTAATGCTGATTTTAGGACACTTCCAGCAGGAATTTCTACGGGTGGAGGAACAGCAACCACTGTAGCAGCCTCGAACCAGAtatttctgcatgcacaaaaaaTTTTAGAAACCAACTCATGTTTTGAAATAAGACTCCATATTATCAATTGAAGAAAAAGTAACACAGAAAAGAGTCAGGCTTTGCAATAGCGGCAATTGCATGTACCATCAACAAAATAATAGTTTTGAGACAGAAAAGAATCATAACTGCACGTGCCACATGCATCTacatccaaaaatgaaaattgataTTGAGTGTATCAAGTCAACTTTTGATCTGAATTTATTAACTAACAGACACATTGTCTTCCACCGTTTTCTAATAGAACACTAAAATATTCACACTTATAAAACCTATTTCATTATACTATTTGCTCTCTAACATTTCatccctttttcttttgctaaTATTTGTGCTTCAACATTCATTGACCATATAATATCTCACAAAGTATCAAGGTCCCTTATACCTGTAGACAGCTGCAGAGTGCTATACTAACAGCAAAAGGGAATCCACATGCATCAAtttgtttcctattttcttttgGGTAATAATAAGAGGTGGATCTAGATCATCTTTTCATAAACTGCAATTATTATAAAATGGGGAAATTCGACGCTTAATTTATTTGCTATGTGTGGATACTGGTATTATTTGCTATGTACAGATACTGTCGAAtgcaataaaataatttataggaTTGTAAGGAAACCACGGTAAGAACATGGATGAACAGTGCATGTGATCCCTTAAGCAGCTATAGAAAACATGCATGAATTGCACAGCtttcaaaaggaaagaaaattaagTTCTTTAGGTGCACATGATCTAATTATTCTTGGCATATTTGTCATGCACACACAATACCAGATATTGCTTGGATAATTAGGTGGTTTGGAATGCTCTTTTTTACTTTGATAACTGGAAAATCCCCGAGAGCCAGCTAGCGCACGGTCCAAAACTCGGTGGATTAATGGCCCGCTCATCTACCCTTCCCCACCTAAATACCATGTTTCTATTTGCAGCAGGGTTCGAACTAATGACGTGCATCTAACTCACATTTCACACGCTGCTCTCTCACCACTGAACCAAAGGCTCCACGCCTAGAGAGACTCTTTTATGTATGTATCCATAGTTATAAAACTACTTAGAGGATCTTCCCATCAATTGTCGACTAAATTGACTCACCAAAAAACGGAAGTCTCGCAAGTACCATAATTATAACGAGCCCACTCTATTGTCTTCCCAAAGGTAAGACTTTCTAATACCAAACATTTTCCCTCTACAAAATGTTAAAAAGCGCTCGAATTTATACCTAAACTCCCCAACACAGAATTGCTGGATGTTTCTCAAAATTGTTTTGTATCTTGCTATTTCTTCTGTGCTAAGGCCAAAACATAATTAAGATCACAATGTCTCAAAATGAACAAAAGTTAGAAGAACCAAAACCATCAACTTCCAAAACCCAAGACCTTTTTCAAGTTATGCCCCTATAACATCTTTTCTAGTTGCATCTCCACCAGCATAAACATGACAAGTGATTAACATGCGGTAGTACCACTAATAATAGCAACTGATTATATTTAGTCCTCTGTATATTTGATCTTCAGATGATCAAGCAATAGGAGACATGATCAATAATTGAAGATTGTCTTCAAAAAGAATCTCAAAGAAAGGACTCTAATCAACTCATTTCTCCAGGGTTAACTCAAATGAAAGGCCTAGTTTTCCCAAAACATGGAGAAGTTAGATAATGGAAGTGAAAAACTGGAGTTTCACCAAAGTGAACCTTAACAAGGAGCTCATTACTGTAACTTCTTTTTATATTCTGACATCTTACTGTTGGTATTATCATATCattcaaaaagggaaaaagttaTTCTACCGAGGATCTTCTTGAAGCCGATCTGATGGTAGTAGCAGCATAAAGTTCCGGAAATGTCCATAGGAAATAGATTCTTCTGCATCCGCACTTAGAAAGCGCATCATGGCAATAGCATTGTCTTCATTTGCTGGAAGTCCTGCATTGTTTAGTGATGCAAGTATCTCACTCTTCTGCAATGTGCCTGACTTGCTCAAAGCAAGACTAGTGTAAGCCCGCAGGATGGTGGGTTCCTTCTGTTCCATCAAGGACAGAAATTGTTTCCACCCAAAAGATTTTGAGAACAAGTGACTTCTAGCACGACGCATGAATTCATGGGCATATCTTTTTGGCAATTTTCTCTTTCTCATAGCAATTTCAAGATCTTCCAACGTGACTTGACCATCACCATCTCTATCCAATTCCTCAAAGAATCTCTTACCTGCAACAGTGCAACACAGGACTAAGGGCATGCTTGACAATATCCAAATTTACTTACCGAAATTTCCTTATAATGGAGATCTTGTACGTCGCAGGCAGCCCTTCAAATATTGAAATTTACTCATCCCAACCCAAAGAAGGAAAAAAtgttgtaataataataataacaacaacaatgatcATGATGacgacaataataataataacagcaACAACTAACAACAAcagcaataataacaataataataggtGCACATGATAGAGGAATCATTTACTTCAATCACGTTGAGAATTGTTCAGCTACTGGAAAAATGATCCAGTTACTCATTTGTTTCCTTGAACTTACCATTTCATCCAACTCCATGTCAACAAAATTTTCTTCTACTTATTATTACAAGTCAAAAGTTGGTAAGAGATATTTCATGTGTTTGCACCTTTGTTTATCATGGTTGTGCAGTTTGTTGTCCATGCACAAGCCACATCTTCTGCACTAACTTTCTATCTCATCGCTAGACGCAGCCAGATAGACAATCATACATATTTTATGAGGTTATCTAGTACAGACATGTTCCACATCTCACATTTTTACTAAATGTACTATCACCATGCCCCCATAGACAATAAGGTTTACGAACGATGTGCCAATTTTTATCAGGTTTCTATTTTAGCCACTCCGAGTATATGATTTGAAGCCCCAAGGACTTGGTGAAGTTGTTGCTTATAGCATGTCAAGCATTACCAACTATATTTCCAAGGTGCTCATTATGTAATATTAAGGCTTTAAGTAAACAAGTGGCAACAAGTTTAAGCAGAGGTTCATGGAACAACATAGTATGTGCATACATTAATATACCTCCTATCTCATGTTACAAGAGAACAGTTCCCTCCTTTTCACCATTTAACTTGTCAATCTTATATGCTGGAAACTAATACAGCTGACAGGGTGGTTACCATTTATTAAAGATATGCTTTTGCTTGATATATAACACGAGGGAAAGAAATGGGGGAAAAAACACCTCAGAGGAGGCACAGAAAGGTTTTGTTTGGAAGGGATCATTAAAGaaagaaaggtaaagaaaatccTATATCAATCAATCAACTTTGCGTCAATCCTAAACTAGTTGGgctcggctatatgaatcctatGAATCCATTATAGCTCTACTTTTCTGCTGGTCGACAATCtatacaccccccccccccacatctGGCTTTAGGATCGGCTTTGCATTGCAGATCGCACACTGAAGAGCAACGAAATTCTATGCTCAAGGAAATCGAGATAAGTTGTTAAGGAGTATAGATTGCTAAAATATTCATCATTTTCAATCACAACAAATTAGAAACTTTTCGTGGGATTGATACATGTGTGAAAGATGAGTGGACTAACTAGCCAAAACACAAGTCCCCTGTTGACACAT
The sequence above is drawn from the Nicotiana tabacum cultivar K326 chromosome 13, ASM71507v2, whole genome shotgun sequence genome and encodes:
- the LOC107824374 gene encoding uncharacterized protein LOC107824374 isoform X1 encodes the protein MVVVSGTGDPVESFLNSVQFVKNAFSPIELGIKKVAKDFEHCWPGLKTGKVESCTSSCGSGLDVKKMSVVKQGDEKKKGLLIKLPIKMFVGMFGNNGQTNKGSNNVARKGLKEKYGGSKGDGSCVNCLQFAVAWSLLMNGFVQAVPSPFKTVKKRVQKASNEDRARDDVKDNLRVNYVKEKKHKEGKNLSVECFLGFLFDQVALNLQKFDIGVQQKECQIAESNQIPSPVNKFDHFKIFVSILEGKRADVNGFLGNLNFARVGGVPSSIVDVDSSVGEEREDGVNDIGGQEESTGNSARSLANGLLSIPLSNVERLRSTLSTVSITELIELLPQLGRPSKDHPDKKKLFSVQDFFRYTEAEGKRFFEELDRDGDGQVTLEDLEIAMRKRKLPKRYAHEFMRRARSHLFSKSFGWKQFLSLMEQKEPTILRAYTSLALSKSGTLQKSEILASLNNAGLPANEDNAIAMMRFLSADAEESISYGHFRNFMLLLPSDRLQEDPRNIWFEAATVVAVPPPVEIPAGSVLKSALAGGLSCALSTSIMHPVDTIKTQVQASTLTFPQIISKLPELGARGLYRGSIPAILGQFSSHGLRTGIFEASKVVLINIAPTLPELQVQSVASFCSTFLGTAVRIPCEVLKQRLQAGLFDNVGAAIIGTWQQDGLKGFFRGTGATLCREIPFYVVGMGLYAESKKAVQQLLGRELEPWETVAVGALSGGFTAVLTTPFDVIKTRMMTAPQGRTVTSSMVALSILRHEGPLGLFKGAIPRFFWIAPLGAMNFAGYELARKAMDKEQLAQKSG